A DNA window from Comamonas fluminis contains the following coding sequences:
- a CDS encoding adenosylcobinamide-GDP ribazoletransferase gives MKALRHFLLAVQFFSRIPVNGRLATWVGWSPEMQRASAAHLPGVGWLVGLWAALLVALVQWLVLHSPWTPLLAAVISTAGTLWLTGGFHEDGLADVADGLGGFVPPERALEIMKDSRLGSYGVMTLVTVLLTKVTLIAVLMNSLKPFWSPLPIMALLCSAHVLSRFTPLVLMHCLPHVGLAASSKTLNVAGKQLNWRGLITGGVWCLPAIALLWWLGSGELVLKVLIACALTTWLVQRWFRQRLGGMTGDCLGACQQLNELAILLAAAVAVHQIV, from the coding sequence ATGAAAGCCCTGCGCCACTTTCTGCTGGCAGTGCAATTCTTCAGCCGCATTCCCGTCAACGGGCGGCTGGCCACCTGGGTCGGTTGGAGCCCCGAGATGCAGCGTGCCAGCGCCGCGCATCTGCCGGGCGTGGGCTGGCTGGTGGGCCTGTGGGCTGCGCTGCTGGTGGCACTGGTGCAGTGGCTGGTGCTGCACAGCCCCTGGACGCCGCTGCTGGCCGCCGTCATCAGCACTGCTGGCACGCTATGGCTGACGGGTGGATTTCACGAGGACGGGCTGGCCGATGTGGCAGACGGACTGGGTGGCTTTGTGCCGCCCGAGCGTGCGCTGGAGATCATGAAGGACTCGCGGCTGGGGTCCTATGGCGTGATGACGCTGGTGACGGTGCTGCTGACAAAAGTCACGCTGATTGCGGTACTGATGAACAGCCTCAAACCCTTCTGGAGCCCGCTGCCCATCATGGCCCTGCTGTGCAGCGCGCATGTGCTGTCGCGCTTCACACCGCTGGTGCTGATGCACTGCCTGCCCCATGTCGGCCTGGCGGCCAGCAGCAAGACTTTGAATGTGGCAGGCAAACAGCTGAACTGGCGTGGCTTGATAACAGGCGGCGTCTGGTGCCTGCCCGCTATTGCGCTGCTGTGGTGGCTGGGGTCTGGCGAGCTAGTACTGAAAGTCCTCATCGCCTGCGCCCTGACCACATGGCTGGTGCAGCGCTGGTTTCGCCAGCGTCTGGGTGGCATGACGGGCGACTGCCTGGGCGCTTGCCAGCAGCTCAATGAACTGGCGATCTTGCTGGCCGCCGCCGTGGCGGTGCACCAGATCGTATGA
- a CDS encoding OsmC family protein yields MECTVSWTGAATGMRSGMGFVAETGSGHVVNMDGAPDERNPANGGRNQAPRPMEMLLAGAGGCTAYDVVLILKRGRHDVKGCSVQLTSERADTDPKVFTKIHMQFTVSGKNLPAAAVERAIEMSHDKYCSATIMLGKTAEITTGFDIVEA; encoded by the coding sequence ATGGAATGCACAGTTAGTTGGACAGGCGCGGCCACTGGAATGCGCTCTGGCATGGGTTTTGTGGCAGAGACTGGCAGCGGCCATGTGGTGAACATGGATGGCGCGCCCGATGAGAGGAATCCGGCCAACGGCGGCCGCAATCAGGCCCCGCGCCCCATGGAAATGCTGCTGGCAGGCGCTGGCGGCTGCACCGCCTATGACGTGGTGCTGATCCTCAAGCGTGGCCGCCACGATGTGAAGGGCTGCAGCGTTCAGCTGACATCCGAGCGCGCAGACACGGATCCCAAGGTCTTCACGAAAATCCATATGCAGTTCACCGTCAGCGGCAAGAACCTGCCTGCTGCAGCAGTGGAGCGTGCCATCGAGATGAGTCACGACAAATACTGCTCGGCCACCATCATGCTGGGCAAGACGGCTGAAATCACGACCGGTTTTGACATCGTCGAAGCCTGA
- a CDS encoding porin, translating to MKKSLIALAVLAASGAAMAQSSVTMFGVVDTGVAYLKGTGDGSTKNYGLSTGGNASSRLGFRGVEDLGGGLKAGFWLESGFNSDTGNGAAAGASGNGLEFARRSTVSLMGNFGEVRLGRDETAAYNKLSAYSNFSVIGVGGFRGWNSTVGDGIRQNNMIAYFTPNFSGFTAGVNYAFGESTQGGAYNRYVGGFAAYNNGPLSVTIGADHKNGASLAQAGFANSTVETYGLGASYDFGVAKVNGLVLQAKEKGQAVNTKQTSYALGVSAPVGGVGEVKAQYALYDGKNGAAQGDGKAHQLSLGYVHNLSKRTALYGTYSYMKNKDGRAMTLINSGAGGYTTGVNGNNHGIQVGLRHAF from the coding sequence ATGAAAAAATCTCTGATCGCCCTGGCAGTGCTGGCCGCTTCCGGCGCCGCAATGGCTCAATCTTCCGTGACCATGTTTGGTGTGGTCGACACTGGCGTTGCCTACCTGAAGGGTACTGGCGATGGCAGCACTAAGAACTACGGCCTGTCCACAGGCGGCAACGCTTCTTCTCGTCTGGGCTTCCGCGGCGTGGAAGATCTGGGTGGCGGTCTGAAGGCTGGTTTCTGGCTGGAATCCGGCTTCAACAGCGATACCGGTAACGGTGCTGCTGCTGGCGCTTCTGGCAATGGTCTGGAATTTGCTCGTCGCTCCACTGTGAGCCTGATGGGTAACTTCGGTGAAGTGCGCCTGGGTCGTGATGAAACCGCTGCTTACAACAAGCTGTCGGCTTACTCCAACTTCAGCGTGATCGGCGTTGGCGGCTTCCGCGGCTGGAACAGCACTGTTGGTGACGGCATCCGTCAAAACAACATGATCGCTTACTTCACGCCTAACTTCTCTGGCTTCACAGCTGGCGTGAACTACGCTTTCGGTGAATCCACTCAAGGTGGCGCTTACAACCGTTACGTTGGTGGCTTTGCTGCTTACAACAATGGTCCTCTGAGCGTCACAATCGGTGCTGATCACAAGAACGGCGCTTCGCTGGCTCAAGCCGGTTTTGCTAACAGCACTGTGGAAACCTACGGTCTGGGTGCCTCCTACGACTTTGGCGTTGCCAAGGTGAACGGTCTGGTGCTGCAAGCCAAGGAAAAGGGTCAAGCAGTGAACACCAAGCAAACCAGCTACGCTTTGGGTGTTTCCGCTCCTGTGGGTGGCGTGGGTGAAGTGAAGGCTCAGTACGCTCTGTACGACGGCAAGAATGGTGCTGCTCAAGGTGATGGCAAGGCTCATCAACTGAGCCTGGGTTATGTGCACAACCTGTCCAAGCGCACTGCTCTGTACGGTACATACTCGTACATGAAGAACAAGGATGGCCGTGCTATGACCCTGATCAACAGCGGTGCAGGCGGCTACACTACTGGCGTGAACGGCAACAACCACGGTATCCAAGTGGGTCTGCGTCACGCTTTCTAA
- the coq7 gene encoding 2-polyprenyl-3-methyl-6-methoxy-1,4-benzoquinone monooxygenase, giving the protein MDKFLTAADAALRTLFADPPAAERSPASGIAEASLDENQRRLSGALMRVNHVGEVCAQALYNAQAMVTKDAELREHLLHAAREEMDHLAWTRERLHALGDRPSLLNPLWFAGAFAIGTIAAKVSDAASLGFVVETENQVSAHLASHLGRLPEEDEASRAVVERMKDDEERHAAAAIDEGAVQLPPAIQGLMRVAAKVMTTTAHRI; this is encoded by the coding sequence ATGGATAAATTTCTGACTGCTGCAGATGCAGCCCTTCGCACCCTGTTTGCTGACCCTCCTGCGGCCGAGCGCTCCCCGGCCTCCGGGATTGCCGAGGCCAGTCTCGATGAGAATCAGCGCCGCCTGTCTGGCGCATTGATGCGCGTCAACCATGTGGGAGAAGTCTGCGCGCAGGCTTTATACAACGCTCAGGCCATGGTGACCAAGGATGCAGAGTTGCGCGAGCATCTGTTGCATGCCGCACGCGAGGAAATGGATCACCTGGCCTGGACTCGTGAACGTCTGCATGCGCTGGGGGATCGCCCGTCGCTGCTGAACCCGCTGTGGTTTGCCGGTGCTTTTGCCATTGGCACGATTGCAGCCAAGGTCAGTGATGCGGCAAGTCTGGGCTTTGTCGTGGAAACCGAGAATCAGGTTTCAGCCCACCTGGCCAGCCATCTGGGCCGCCTGCCCGAAGAGGATGAAGCCTCGCGCGCCGTGGTGGAGCGCATGAAGGATGATGAAGAGCGCCACGCAGCAGCGGCCATTGATGAGGGTGCTGTACAGCTTCCTCCCGCGATACAAGGCTTGATGCGTGTTGCAGCCAAGGTCATGACAACAACTGCACACCGCATCTGA
- a CDS encoding general secretion pathway protein C has protein sequence MRRLSFSSGQGSSLPVKLTTALLWAGAAAIVVFWGLRFAGSADAHSPVVPAAQAVQANAQALAKALGAVALPAAGPVVAPVASRYALMGVVAGRESGAGAVVIAVSGQLARAVRVGDAVEEGVILQSLSTREARLGPVSGPATTVLELPKPAIAALN, from the coding sequence ATGCGACGCTTATCTTTCAGCTCTGGTCAGGGCAGCTCCTTACCCGTCAAACTCACTACCGCGCTGCTGTGGGCAGGCGCTGCGGCAATTGTGGTGTTCTGGGGGCTGCGCTTTGCTGGCAGTGCCGATGCACACAGCCCGGTGGTGCCCGCCGCTCAAGCCGTGCAGGCCAATGCACAGGCTCTTGCCAAGGCGCTGGGCGCGGTCGCTTTGCCTGCGGCAGGCCCGGTGGTTGCGCCTGTGGCCAGTCGCTATGCCTTGATGGGCGTGGTGGCAGGGCGCGAATCAGGTGCGGGTGCCGTGGTGATTGCCGTGAGCGGCCAGCTAGCCAGAGCGGTGCGAGTAGGTGACGCAGTGGAAGAGGGCGTGATTCTGCAGTCCCTGAGCACGCGCGAAGCCCGCCTTGGCCCAGTCAGTGGGCCTGCAACGACGGTGCTGGAATTGCCCAAGCCTGCGATTGCCGCCCTCAACTAA
- a CDS encoding porin yields MTTSFVKKTLALAVLGALGGMAYAQSSVQLYGIVDAAIRHTTNEGADKSGVTRMIGGGMSQSRWGINVTEDLGGGLSAIANLENRFLTDSGSGASSNYFQQSWVGLRSKSFGQITMGRQYNMLFDLVTSTYSSFPYSPYMEAYKPEIGMSMGARADNMLKYVAEFGPVRGALQYSFDEKNTGANFSPTNAAMKTAGGYLRYSQSGISAGLGYLGTTLPMGTKVDAWTLGGSYRTGGLYFNLGYAQNKRKDVKGATDIAVLTSMWQGTAGVYAAANGAFSAGDANKREMFKIGVGYQITPQVNAGVHYFHAKQSGSASGAYNGKADFVVAVVDYAFSKRTDAYFGVDHTKVSGGSKMFVDGNGATKRTGITVGLRHRF; encoded by the coding sequence ATGACAACTTCATTTGTGAAAAAGACGCTGGCTTTGGCTGTATTGGGTGCCTTGGGAGGCATGGCTTATGCGCAAAGTAGTGTGCAGCTTTATGGCATTGTGGATGCAGCCATTCGCCATACAACCAATGAGGGGGCTGATAAGAGTGGCGTGACTAGAATGATTGGTGGCGGTATGTCTCAGAGCCGCTGGGGTATCAATGTTACAGAAGACCTAGGTGGCGGCCTTTCTGCTATTGCGAACCTAGAGAACCGCTTTTTGACTGACTCTGGCTCGGGGGCTTCCTCAAATTATTTTCAGCAGTCCTGGGTAGGACTGCGTAGTAAGAGCTTTGGTCAGATCACCATGGGGCGCCAATACAATATGTTGTTTGACTTGGTGACCTCCACATATTCATCCTTCCCATATTCCCCTTATATGGAGGCGTACAAGCCTGAAATTGGGATGTCGATGGGGGCTCGTGCAGACAATATGTTGAAGTATGTTGCGGAGTTTGGTCCAGTGCGTGGGGCATTGCAATATTCTTTTGATGAGAAAAATACAGGAGCTAATTTCTCTCCGACAAATGCCGCAATGAAGACAGCAGGTGGTTATCTGCGCTATTCGCAGAGTGGAATTTCAGCAGGGCTTGGTTACTTGGGAACCACTTTGCCAATGGGTACCAAGGTTGATGCTTGGACTTTGGGTGGTTCTTATCGTACTGGAGGCCTTTATTTCAATCTTGGCTATGCACAAAATAAGCGCAAGGATGTAAAGGGTGCCACTGATATTGCAGTTCTGACCTCAATGTGGCAAGGTACTGCAGGTGTTTATGCTGCTGCAAATGGTGCTTTTAGTGCCGGTGATGCAAATAAACGTGAGATGTTTAAGATCGGTGTGGGTTATCAAATTACGCCGCAAGTCAATGCAGGTGTTCATTACTTCCATGCTAAGCAGTCGGGTTCGGCTAGCGGGGCCTATAACGGTAAAGCAGATTTTGTGGTTGCTGTTGTTGACTATGCTTTCTCTAAGAGGACAGATGCCTATTTCGGTGTAGACCATACAAAGGTCAGCGGAGGCAGCAAGATGTTTGTGGATGGCAATGGAGCAACAAAGCGCACAGGTATTACAGTTGGCCTACGCCACCGTTTCTGA
- the ilvA gene encoding threonine ammonia-lyase, biosynthetic → MPQALTPADYLTRILNARVYDVAVESDLQPAKNLTRRLHNKILLKREDQQPVFSFKLRGAYNKMANLTAEQLQKGVICASAGNHAQGTAMSAKKLGCRAVIVMPTTTPQVKVDAVMALGGEAVLFGDSYSDAYKHSIKLQKEQGLTFVHPFDDPDVIAGQGTIAMEMLRQLQQLGSQRLDAIFVPIGGGGLIAGIANYIKAVRPDVKVIGVHTKDSNAMMQSVQAGERVELADVGLFADGTAVKLVGEETFRITKGLVDDFVTVDTDAVCAAIKDIFTDTRSIVEPSGALGVAAIKQYVAKHKTKGETYAAILSGANMNFDRLRFVAERAEVGEEREALFAVTIPEERGSFKRFCEVVGKLPGGPRNVTEFNYRISHDSKAHVFVGLTTPTKGESEKICKNFQKNGFDAIDLTFDEMAKEHLRHMVGGHSPLAQDERLLRFVFPERPGALFKFLSLMAPTWNISLFHYRNQGADYGRILVGMQVPAKDSKKFDAFLKNLGYPWVEETNNPAYQLFLK, encoded by the coding sequence ATGCCTCAAGCTCTGACTCCCGCCGATTATCTGACCCGCATCCTCAACGCCCGCGTCTATGACGTGGCCGTGGAATCTGATCTGCAGCCCGCCAAAAACCTCACGCGCCGCCTGCACAACAAGATTTTGCTCAAGCGCGAAGACCAGCAGCCCGTGTTCAGCTTCAAGCTGCGCGGCGCCTACAACAAGATGGCCAATCTGACGGCCGAGCAGCTGCAAAAAGGCGTGATTTGCGCCAGCGCCGGCAACCACGCCCAGGGCACGGCCATGAGTGCCAAGAAGCTAGGCTGCCGCGCCGTGATCGTGATGCCCACGACCACGCCCCAGGTCAAGGTGGATGCCGTGATGGCACTGGGCGGCGAAGCGGTCTTGTTTGGCGACAGCTATTCCGATGCCTACAAGCACTCGATCAAGCTGCAAAAAGAGCAGGGCCTGACCTTTGTTCACCCCTTCGACGACCCGGACGTGATTGCCGGCCAGGGCACCATCGCCATGGAAATGCTGCGCCAGCTGCAGCAACTGGGCAGCCAGCGCCTGGATGCGATTTTTGTACCCATCGGCGGCGGCGGCCTGATTGCCGGCATTGCCAACTACATCAAGGCCGTGCGCCCCGATGTGAAGGTGATCGGCGTACACACCAAGGACTCCAACGCCATGATGCAGTCGGTGCAAGCCGGTGAGCGCGTGGAACTGGCCGATGTGGGCCTGTTTGCCGACGGCACGGCTGTCAAGCTGGTGGGCGAGGAAACCTTCCGCATCACCAAGGGCCTGGTGGACGACTTTGTGACCGTGGACACCGACGCCGTCTGCGCCGCCATCAAGGACATCTTTACCGACACCCGCTCCATCGTGGAGCCCTCGGGCGCCCTGGGCGTGGCCGCTATCAAACAGTACGTAGCCAAGCACAAGACCAAGGGCGAGACCTATGCCGCCATCTTGAGCGGCGCGAACATGAACTTCGACCGCCTGCGCTTTGTGGCCGAGCGTGCCGAGGTGGGCGAGGAGCGCGAAGCCCTGTTTGCCGTGACCATCCCCGAAGAGCGCGGCAGCTTCAAGCGCTTTTGCGAGGTGGTAGGCAAGCTGCCCGGCGGCCCGCGCAATGTGACCGAGTTCAACTACCGCATCAGCCACGACAGCAAAGCCCATGTGTTTGTGGGCCTGACCACGCCCACCAAGGGCGAGAGCGAGAAGATCTGCAAGAACTTCCAGAAAAATGGCTTTGACGCGATTGACCTGACCTTTGACGAAATGGCCAAGGAGCATTTGCGCCACATGGTGGGCGGCCATTCGCCGCTGGCGCAAGACGAGCGCCTGCTGCGCTTTGTCTTCCCCGAACGTCCCGGTGCGCTGTTCAAATTTTTGAGCCTGATGGCCCCCACCTGGAACATCTCGCTGTTTCACTACCGCAACCAGGGCGCGGACTACGGCCGCATTCTGGTGGGCATGCAGGTGCCAGCCAAGGACAGCAAGAAGTTCGATGCCTTCCTCAAAAACCTGGGCTACCCCTGGGTGGAAGAAACCAACAACCCGGCTTATCAACTGTTCTTGAAATAA
- a CDS encoding histidine phosphatase family protein, giving the protein MKTLWLVRHARPLIEADRCYGRLNVPADAQATQDAALALSQALQPWRGNLHIQHSPLQRCEQLAYELKALEPDFITKPDARLQEMDFGSWEGESWDAIGEAAISAWAQDLAAHAPGGGESLMQMLHRVNAALQQSRLAPQPHQVWITHAGVARCVQWLLQHGSRPPQSADWTLPAPACGQWLKLSLS; this is encoded by the coding sequence ATGAAGACGCTATGGCTGGTGCGCCATGCACGCCCCTTGATTGAGGCTGACCGCTGCTATGGCCGCCTGAATGTGCCTGCCGATGCACAGGCCACACAAGATGCGGCTCTAGCCTTATCGCAGGCTTTGCAGCCCTGGCGTGGCAATCTCCACATACAGCACTCGCCACTGCAAAGATGTGAGCAGCTAGCGTATGAATTGAAAGCGCTAGAACCTGATTTCATTACAAAGCCCGATGCGCGATTGCAGGAGATGGATTTCGGCAGCTGGGAGGGCGAAAGCTGGGATGCGATTGGCGAAGCAGCCATCAGCGCCTGGGCGCAAGACCTGGCCGCCCATGCCCCCGGCGGTGGCGAGTCACTCATGCAGATGCTCCATCGCGTGAATGCGGCGCTGCAGCAATCCCGTTTAGCCCCGCAGCCGCATCAGGTGTGGATCACCCATGCAGGTGTGGCCCGCTGTGTGCAATGGCTGCTGCAACACGGCAGTCGCCCACCGCAAAGCGCCGACTGGACGCTGCCTGCACCGGCCTGCGGGCAGTGGCTGAAACTAAGCCTTAGTTGA
- the groL gene encoding chaperonin GroEL (60 kDa chaperone family; promotes refolding of misfolded polypeptides especially under stressful conditions; forms two stacked rings of heptamers to form a barrel-shaped 14mer; ends can be capped by GroES; misfolded proteins enter the barrel where they are refolded when GroES binds), producing the protein MAAKDVVFGGEARARMVEGVNILANAVKVTLGPKGRNVVLERSFGAPTVTKDGVSVAKEIELKDKLQNMGAQLVKEVASKTNDIAGDGTTTATVLAQAIVREGSKYVAAGLNPMDLKRGIDKAVAALVEELKKQSKATTTSKEIAQVGTISANSDADVGEIIAQAMDKVGKEGVITVEEGKSLANELDVVEGMQFDRGYLSPYFINNPEKQSAILDNPFVLLFDKKISNIRDLLPTLEAVAKAGRPLLIIAEDVEGEALATLVVNTIRGILKVVAVKAPGFGDRRKAMLEDIAILTGGKVIAEEVGLSLDKVTLEDLGQAQRVEIGKENTTIIDGAGQADEIEARVKQIRIQIEEATSDYDREKLQERVAKLAGGVAVIKVGAATEVEMKEKKARVEDALHATRAAVEEGIVAGGGVALLRAKQAVGALATGNAEQDAGIKLVLKAVEAPLREIVANAGGEPSVVVDSVLKGNGNFGFNAANDTYGDMLEMGILDPTKVTRTALQNAASVASLLLTTECMIADAPKAEGAGAPDMGGMGGMGGMGGMGM; encoded by the coding sequence ATGGCAGCAAAAGACGTAGTTTTCGGCGGTGAAGCACGTGCACGCATGGTTGAAGGCGTGAACATTCTGGCTAACGCAGTCAAGGTTACCCTGGGCCCCAAGGGTCGTAACGTGGTGCTGGAGCGCTCGTTCGGCGCCCCTACCGTGACCAAGGACGGTGTGTCCGTGGCCAAGGAAATCGAACTCAAGGACAAGCTGCAGAACATGGGCGCCCAGCTCGTGAAGGAAGTGGCCTCCAAGACCAACGACATCGCCGGTGACGGCACCACGACTGCTACCGTGCTGGCACAAGCCATCGTGCGCGAAGGCTCCAAGTACGTGGCCGCTGGTCTGAACCCCATGGACCTGAAGCGTGGTATCGACAAGGCTGTCGCTGCCCTGGTGGAAGAGCTGAAGAAGCAATCCAAGGCCACCACCACTTCCAAGGAAATCGCTCAAGTGGGCACGATCTCCGCTAACTCCGACGCTGACGTGGGCGAAATCATCGCTCAAGCCATGGACAAGGTCGGCAAGGAAGGCGTGATCACTGTTGAAGAAGGCAAGTCCCTGGCCAACGAACTGGATGTCGTCGAAGGCATGCAATTCGACCGTGGCTACCTGTCGCCCTACTTCATCAACAACCCCGAAAAGCAATCCGCGATTCTGGACAACCCCTTCGTGCTGCTGTTCGACAAGAAGATCAGCAACATCCGCGACCTGCTGCCTACCCTGGAAGCCGTTGCAAAGGCTGGCCGTCCTCTGCTGATCATTGCTGAAGACGTCGAAGGCGAAGCCCTGGCTACGCTGGTGGTCAACACCATCCGCGGCATCCTGAAGGTTGTGGCTGTGAAGGCTCCTGGCTTCGGCGACCGCCGCAAGGCCATGCTGGAAGACATCGCCATCCTGACTGGCGGCAAGGTCATCGCTGAAGAAGTGGGCCTGTCGCTGGACAAGGTGACTCTGGAAGACCTGGGCCAGGCTCAGCGCGTCGAAATCGGCAAGGAAAACACCACCATCATCGACGGTGCTGGCCAGGCTGACGAAATCGAAGCCCGCGTCAAGCAAATCCGCATCCAGATCGAAGAAGCCACTTCCGACTACGACCGCGAAAAACTGCAAGAACGCGTGGCCAAGCTGGCCGGCGGTGTTGCCGTGATCAAGGTTGGCGCTGCCACCGAAGTCGAAATGAAGGAAAAGAAGGCCCGCGTTGAAGACGCCCTGCACGCTACCCGCGCTGCTGTGGAAGAAGGCATCGTGGCCGGTGGCGGCGTGGCTCTGCTGCGCGCCAAGCAAGCTGTGGGCGCTCTGGCGACCGGCAATGCCGAGCAAGACGCTGGCATCAAGCTGGTGCTGAAGGCCGTGGAAGCTCCTCTGCGCGAAATCGTGGCCAACGCCGGTGGCGAGCCCTCCGTGGTGGTGGACTCCGTCCTGAAGGGCAACGGCAACTTCGGCTTCAACGCCGCCAACGACACCTACGGCGACATGCTGGAAATGGGTATCCTGGACCCCACCAAGGTAACTCGTACTGCTCTGCAGAACGCCGCTTCCGTGGCTTCCCTGCTGCTGACCACCGAGTGCATGATCGCTGACGCCCCCAAGGCTGAAGGCGCTGGTGCCCCTGACATGGGTGGCATGGGCGGCATGGGTGGCATGGGCGGCATGGGCATGTAA
- the groES gene encoding co-chaperone GroES — translation MNLRPLHDRVIVKRLENETKTASGIVLPDAATEKPDQGEVLAVGPGKRNDKGEQIALNVKVGDRVLFGKYSGQAVKINGDELLVMKEDDLFAVVEK, via the coding sequence ATGAACCTGCGTCCCCTGCACGATCGCGTGATCGTCAAGCGCCTCGAAAACGAAACCAAGACAGCCTCGGGCATCGTGCTCCCTGATGCTGCCACCGAGAAGCCTGACCAGGGCGAAGTGCTGGCTGTGGGCCCCGGCAAGCGCAATGACAAGGGCGAACAAATCGCTCTGAACGTGAAGGTCGGTGACCGCGTTCTGTTCGGCAAGTACTCCGGCCAAGCCGTGAAGATCAACGGCGACGAGCTGCTGGTCATGAAGGAAGACGACCTGTTCGCAGTCGTCGAGAAGTAA